One Microvirga thermotolerans DNA window includes the following coding sequences:
- a CDS encoding glycosyltransferase family 2 protein produces the protein MITVLVRARRGPEALAVTLSALVPAVAAGLVGDAVVLSESPDRAVERVADAAGATLIAGHGASWREGARVARHEWLLCLDDGDVPEEGWIRVLERFVALGPRAGRLGRLRRRHPGILPGLRDLVRGLARRGEVRAGDLVHRRVLLEGQRPGRPVRIAAAVARDPAFG, from the coding sequence ATGATCACGGTTCTCGTCCGCGCGCGGCGGGGCCCCGAGGCCCTGGCCGTCACCCTGAGCGCCCTCGTTCCCGCCGTTGCGGCGGGCCTGGTGGGCGATGCCGTCGTGCTGTCGGAGAGCCCGGACCGCGCCGTCGAGCGGGTGGCGGACGCCGCCGGGGCGACCCTGATCGCCGGGCATGGCGCTTCCTGGCGGGAGGGGGCGCGGGTCGCGCGCCACGAATGGCTCCTGTGCCTCGACGACGGGGACGTGCCGGAGGAGGGATGGATCCGGGTTCTCGAACGGTTCGTGGCGCTCGGCCCGCGGGCGGGCCGGCTCGGGCGCCTGCGCCGCCGGCATCCGGGAATCCTGCCGGGTCTTCGCGACCTCGTGCGCGGGCTTGCTCGCCGGGGCGAGGTGCGGGCGGGCGACCTCGTCCACAGGCGGGTCCTGCTGGAAGGGCAGCGCCCCGGCCGGCCCGTGCGGATCGCGGCCGCCGTCGCCCGCG